The Fortiea contorta PCC 7126 genome has a segment encoding these proteins:
- a CDS encoding TonB-dependent siderophore receptor, whose translation MMKSWCLSSGFQFWLVLSLSGCLSAVVNISASAQEQSSNSIDSLVTNIQPLLAQSPTSKIVPITGVKTNPTNKGVEVILETTQGEQLQVSDRSTGINFIIDVSGGQLKLPSGEAFTFRSEKPLEGITEITVTNIDANTVRVTVVGEKALPKVELFDDDTGLVFSVASATTAMQPQTSPDKETPTAPQDDAIELVVTGEQGGYRVRDTSTATKTDTPLRDIPGSIQIIPRQIIEDRAVTQAGQALQNVSGINASTYQGVSEQVNIRGFTTFSAFFKNGSTYPFLYDLITTDNLERIEVLKGPAGVLFGQGAPGGIVNLVSKQPLSEPYYNLSFSAGSFGLYRPSFDISGPLNAEKTLLYRFVGSYEQTLSFRDEVNRESYFFAPTVQWNISPATKLTLEFEFIDADTSADPGIPSIGRGIAQIPISRYFSETDGVSRPFGKNSVRKYNLTTTLDHRFSQDWSVRNTFFAKWFDLGRLYPIFTNLDETTGELSRRIYAAEGLYRSYFNNLDILGNFKTGSIEHKLLAGFEYGKEINTDLKFAIGDSGSYPSINIFNPVRSSARYSLDTLTITNNRDENYTTYGFYLQDQIAFADNLKLLIGGRFDSYQENQFDRLSSTPTKANFSAFSPRVGIVYQPSPAVSLYVSFAQGFEPSFATLASGEIPPPQRSTQYEVGTKLDFGKFGATLALYDITKTNIPTADPSNSAFSVLTGEVKSRGIELDISGEILPGWNVIAAYAYNDAFVSSDNFTPVGNRFVNAPRHSASLWTTYQLQTGDLKGLGLGLGVYYVGDRAGDLDNSYDIPSYVRFDSSIFYRQDNWRMQLNFRNLFNTEYYLGSPNQDRLGVIPGEPFSVVGTVSVQF comes from the coding sequence ATGATGAAAAGTTGGTGTTTATCGAGCGGTTTTCAGTTTTGGCTAGTACTGAGTTTATCAGGGTGTTTAAGTGCTGTAGTTAACATATCTGCATCAGCACAGGAGCAATCAAGCAACAGTATCGATTCTCTCGTTACCAATATTCAACCTTTACTGGCGCAGTCGCCTACATCCAAAATAGTCCCAATTACAGGCGTTAAAACCAATCCTACAAATAAAGGGGTGGAGGTAATTTTAGAGACAACCCAAGGAGAACAACTGCAAGTCAGCGATCGCAGTACAGGGATTAACTTCATCATAGATGTATCAGGTGGGCAGTTAAAACTACCGTCGGGGGAAGCTTTCACATTTCGTTCCGAGAAACCCCTAGAAGGAATTACGGAAATTACCGTCACAAATATTGATGCTAATACCGTCCGAGTAACGGTGGTAGGTGAGAAAGCTTTACCCAAAGTTGAGTTATTTGATGATGATACTGGGCTAGTTTTTAGTGTAGCTTCTGCGACAACGGCGATGCAGCCACAAACATCGCCAGATAAAGAAACACCCACAGCGCCACAGGATGACGCCATTGAGTTAGTAGTAACTGGAGAACAAGGTGGATATCGGGTGAGGGATACATCAACCGCAACTAAGACAGATACTCCTCTACGTGATATTCCTGGTTCAATTCAAATTATTCCCCGCCAAATAATTGAAGACCGCGCCGTTACCCAAGCCGGTCAAGCACTACAAAATGTGAGCGGGATTAACGCTTCTACCTATCAAGGCGTTTCTGAACAAGTTAATATTCGCGGTTTTACTACTTTTTCTGCTTTCTTTAAAAATGGGAGTACATACCCCTTTTTATACGACCTGATTACAACAGATAACTTAGAGCGAATTGAGGTATTAAAAGGGCCTGCGGGTGTTTTATTTGGACAGGGAGCACCTGGAGGAATCGTCAACCTAGTCAGCAAACAGCCACTTAGTGAACCTTACTACAACCTGTCATTTTCTGCGGGGAGTTTTGGTTTGTATCGACCTTCCTTCGACATTTCCGGCCCATTGAACGCAGAGAAAACCCTTTTATATCGTTTTGTTGGTTCCTATGAGCAAACCCTGAGTTTCCGCGATGAGGTCAACCGTGAGAGTTATTTCTTTGCACCAACTGTACAGTGGAACATTTCACCCGCGACCAAATTAACACTGGAATTCGAGTTTATTGATGCTGATACTTCGGCTGATCCGGGTATTCCCTCCATTGGTCGGGGGATTGCACAGATTCCCATCTCTCGCTATTTTAGTGAAACCGATGGAGTAAGCAGACCTTTTGGTAAAAATAGTGTACGCAAATATAACTTGACTACCACATTAGATCATCGCTTCAGCCAGGATTGGTCAGTTCGCAATACCTTCTTTGCTAAGTGGTTCGATTTGGGTCGTCTCTATCCTATATTTACAAATTTGGATGAAACAACAGGAGAGTTGTCGCGTCGTATTTATGCTGCGGAGGGTCTTTATCGTAGTTATTTCAATAACTTAGATATCTTGGGTAATTTCAAGACTGGTTCGATAGAACATAAATTGTTAGCTGGATTTGAGTATGGTAAAGAAATTAATACAGATTTAAAGTTTGCAATTGGTGACAGTGGTTCATATCCATCAATTAATATCTTTAATCCCGTTCGTTCCTCTGCTAGATATTCTCTAGACACGCTGACTATTACTAATAATCGTGATGAAAACTATACGACTTATGGTTTTTATCTCCAAGACCAGATTGCGTTTGCTGATAATTTAAAGTTGTTGATAGGCGGACGTTTTGATAGTTATCAAGAAAATCAATTTGATCGATTGAGTTCCACACCTACCAAAGCCAATTTCTCTGCTTTCAGTCCCCGCGTCGGAATTGTCTACCAACCCTCGCCAGCTGTATCATTGTATGTCTCCTTTGCACAAGGGTTTGAGCCGAGTTTCGCCACCTTAGCAAGTGGGGAGATTCCACCACCACAACGGTCAACACAATATGAAGTGGGAACCAAATTAGATTTTGGTAAATTTGGTGCTACCTTGGCTTTATACGACATTACCAAGACTAATATCCCCACAGCCGACCCGAGTAACTCAGCTTTCTCTGTTTTGACTGGGGAAGTGAAAAGCCGAGGGATAGAGTTAGATATATCCGGTGAAATTTTACCAGGATGGAATGTAATTGCAGCCTATGCCTACAATGATGCCTTTGTCAGTAGCGATAATTTCACCCCTGTGGGAAATCGGTTTGTTAATGCACCCCGCCATTCTGCTAGTTTATGGACAACCTATCAGTTGCAGACAGGGGATTTGAAAGGCTTGGGTTTGGGTTTGGGGGTTTATTATGTAGGCGATCGCGCAGGCGACCTGGATAACTCTTATGATATTCCTAGTTACGTTCGCTTCGACAGTTCCATTTTCTACCGACAAGATAACTGGCGAATGCAACTCAACTTCCGTAATTTGTTCAACACAGAATATTATCTTGGCTCACCCAATCAAGACCGTCTGGGTGTAATTCCGGGTGAACCTTTTAGCGTTGTGGGAACCGTTTCAGTACAATTTTGA
- a CDS encoding Uma2 family endonuclease, translating to MTATTKHSLNKNAAIPPLESGDRLTRQEFERRYTAMPDTRKAELVEGIVYMASPLRFQRHAEPHSLLIVVFGTYTIMTPGVRIGDNATVRLDLDNEPQPDVVLLIDETLGGQARISEDDYIEGAPELVAEVAASSAANDLYDKKKAYRRNGVKEYIVWQSLENKLDWFSLQNDEYVSLEPGADGVIKSQVFPGLWLDVLAFCTGEMTQVLAVLQQGLNSQEHADFVQQLASKLQ from the coding sequence ATGACAGCAACAACAAAGCATAGCCTAAACAAAAATGCAGCTATCCCTCCCTTAGAAAGTGGAGATAGACTCACTCGCCAAGAATTTGAGCGTCGGTATACCGCAATGCCGGATACTAGAAAAGCAGAACTAGTAGAAGGAATAGTGTACATGGCGTCTCCCTTGCGTTTTCAACGTCATGCAGAACCTCACAGCTTATTGATAGTTGTTTTCGGCACTTATACTATCATGACTCCCGGTGTCAGAATTGGTGATAACGCCACAGTCCGTCTAGACTTAGACAATGAACCACAACCTGATGTGGTGTTATTAATAGATGAAACTTTGGGTGGACAAGCACGCATTAGTGAAGATGATTATATTGAAGGCGCACCAGAATTAGTTGCAGAAGTTGCAGCTAGTAGTGCCGCAAATGATTTATATGATAAGAAAAAAGCCTACCGTCGTAATGGTGTAAAAGAATATATTGTTTGGCAAAGTTTAGAAAATAAACTTGATTGGTTCAGTTTACAAAATGATGAATATGTGTCATTAGAACCGGGTGCAGATGGAGTAATTAAAAGTCAAGTGTTTCCTGGGTTATGGTTAGATGTGCTAGCTTTCTGCACAGGAGAAATGACACAAGTTTTAGCTGTACTGCAACAAGGATTAAATAGTCAAGAACATGCAGATTTTGTGCAGCAATTAGCAAGTAAGCTTCAGTGA
- a CDS encoding D-alanine--D-alanine ligase family protein encodes MSPLRILHLVGSAYNDFYCDLSRLYAEDCLAAIAEDSCYDSQIAYITPDGLWRFPHSLSQEDIAAAETVPLFLAIEFLKKQNIDIVIPQMFCIPGMTHYRALFDLLQIPYIGNTPDIMALTAHKARAKAIVKAAGVKVPDGELLRPGDIPTITPPVVIKPVSSDNSLGVTLVKEVSEYDAALKKAFAYTDEVIVEEFVELGREVRCGILVKEGELIGLPLEEYLVNSHSKPIRTHADKLQQTAEGNLSFSAKDNIKSWIVDPSDPLTQRVQEIAKKCHKALGCRHYSLFDFRIDPHGQPWFLEAGLYCSFAPKSVISSMAKAVGITLNELLMTAIQETLGSKK; translated from the coding sequence ATGTCACCACTTCGTATTCTTCATTTAGTCGGCTCTGCGTATAACGACTTCTACTGTGATTTATCACGTTTATACGCTGAAGATTGTTTAGCAGCGATCGCAGAAGATTCATGCTATGATTCCCAGATTGCATACATCACACCCGATGGTCTGTGGCGATTTCCTCATTCCCTAAGTCAGGAGGATATTGCTGCTGCTGAAACAGTTCCTTTGTTCTTGGCGATAGAGTTTTTAAAAAAACAAAACATTGACATAGTAATACCACAAATGTTTTGTATTCCGGGAATGACTCACTACCGCGCCTTATTTGACTTACTCCAAATTCCTTATATAGGCAACACTCCTGATATTATGGCACTAACGGCCCATAAAGCCAGAGCCAAAGCAATTGTTAAGGCCGCTGGTGTGAAAGTTCCAGATGGAGAACTTCTGCGTCCAGGAGATATTCCCACAATCACACCTCCAGTTGTTATCAAACCTGTAAGTTCTGATAACTCTTTGGGCGTGACTTTAGTTAAAGAAGTGAGTGAATATGACGCTGCATTGAAAAAAGCATTTGCATACACAGATGAAGTTATAGTAGAGGAATTCGTTGAGCTTGGTAGAGAAGTCAGATGCGGTATCCTTGTTAAGGAAGGGGAATTAATTGGTTTACCTCTGGAAGAATATCTAGTAAACTCCCACTCCAAACCCATTCGTACCCATGCTGATAAACTCCAACAAACAGCCGAAGGTAATTTGAGTTTTAGCGCTAAAGATAATATAAAATCTTGGATTGTAGACCCTAGCGACCCCCTCACCCAAAGAGTTCAAGAAATAGCTAAAAAATGTCACAAAGCTTTAGGTTGTCGCCACTACAGTTTATTTGACTTCCGCATCGACCCGCACGGACAACCTTGGTTTTTAGAAGCCGGATTATATTGTTCTTTTGCACCTAAAAGTGTGATTTCTTCTATGGCGAAAGCAGTAGGAATTACCCTCAATGAGTTACTAATGACGGCTATTCAGGAAACTTTAGGTAGTAAAAAATAA
- a CDS encoding MFS transporter — translation MDSIQVEIDTAVSLEITQVASSSTFSSRRASSQRISKDAIRTSLKASTADGIFGAVFSVSTGGVLLGNFLVELGASPVLFGLVSSIPMLVNLFQPMGAYLSERSNSRFQYSLRTYGISRLLWLILVVGITIFSWGWLDSHQLVVLSLLILLGSHFLGGLGNASWLSWIAILVPRRLRGRYFGLRNSLGNLTELVSLSLTGLAISHWYGGPIQGYGVVLLLGVIFGIISLGCQYFQVDINPQLQNTDYGSSSATSEPGEISEAISLSQIPSPQSKLANNISENSDFLVFLVYFGLWTFAVNLSAPFFNLYLLDTLNLDVSWVTFYNSLRAGAHMLMLLVWGKLADKVGNRSILIFTGILIAIIPWLWLGIGSSPLALWLWLPLLHIFIGSNWGAVDLCTQNLRIEVAPLKNQSIYFAIAAAIAGVSGALGATIGGFVAQFAGSLGIAEVFVVSGILRLVAILPLILKKHWGK, via the coding sequence ATGGATTCCATTCAGGTGGAAATAGATACCGCTGTCTCTTTAGAAATTACTCAGGTTGCTTCATCATCAACTTTCTCTTCTCGCAGAGCATCCAGTCAACGGATTTCTAAAGATGCTATTCGCACAAGTTTAAAAGCCTCCACTGCTGATGGTATCTTCGGTGCTGTTTTCTCTGTTAGCACCGGCGGTGTTTTGCTGGGTAATTTTTTGGTGGAGTTGGGCGCTAGTCCCGTGCTGTTTGGATTAGTGTCTTCTATTCCAATGTTGGTGAATCTGTTTCAACCAATGGGTGCTTATTTATCTGAACGCAGTAATAGCCGTTTTCAGTATTCACTCCGCACTTACGGGATTAGTCGCTTGCTGTGGCTGATTTTAGTCGTTGGGATTACTATCTTTAGTTGGGGATGGCTGGATTCTCACCAGTTGGTGGTGTTATCACTGTTAATTCTCCTGGGTAGTCATTTTTTGGGTGGGTTAGGAAATGCATCTTGGCTAAGTTGGATAGCAATATTAGTTCCTCGGCGATTACGAGGGAGATATTTTGGGTTACGTAATAGTCTCGGTAATTTAACTGAATTAGTCAGCTTATCTCTAACAGGTTTAGCGATATCACATTGGTACGGGGGGCCGATTCAGGGTTATGGAGTGGTGTTGCTGCTAGGTGTGATTTTTGGCATTATCAGCTTGGGTTGTCAGTATTTTCAGGTAGATATAAATCCTCAGTTACAAAACACCGATTATGGCAGTTCCTCTGCTACAAGTGAACCAGGCGAAATATCCGAAGCTATCAGCCTGTCACAAATACCGAGTCCCCAAAGCAAGTTAGCTAATAATATCAGTGAAAATTCGGATTTTTTGGTGTTTTTGGTTTATTTTGGTTTATGGACGTTTGCGGTTAACCTCAGTGCGCCATTTTTTAACCTATACCTGCTAGATACGCTGAATTTGGATGTCAGCTGGGTAACTTTTTATAACAGCTTGCGGGCAGGAGCACACATGTTGATGCTGCTGGTTTGGGGTAAATTAGCTGATAAGGTGGGGAATCGTTCTATTTTGATTTTTACAGGTATTCTCATCGCTATCATACCTTGGCTGTGGTTGGGGATTGGTTCTAGTCCTCTGGCTCTTTGGTTATGGTTACCGTTGTTACATATTTTCATTGGTAGTAATTGGGGCGCGGTTGATTTATGTACTCAGAATCTGCGGATTGAGGTGGCGCCGCTCAAAAATCAGTCTATTTATTTTGCGATCGCTGCTGCTATTGCTGGCGTCAGTGGTGCTTTAGGAGCGACTATTGGCGGTTTTGTAGCTCAATTTGCCGGCTCTTTGGGTATAGCGGAAGTGTTTGTTGTTTCCGGTATATTGCGGTTAGTAGCAATTTTGCCACTGATTCTGAAAAAACATTGGGGAAAATAG
- a CDS encoding ATP-grasp domain-containing protein, whose amino-acid sequence MAQSTIFQAPASTQSVSPTVKISAFFQNVGTLLLLFLALPINGLVVLLSLLWGAITQPFQQKVVTAQPKNILISGGKMTKALQLARSFHAAGHRVVLLESHKYWLTGHQFSRAVSRFYTVPAPEKDQEGYTQALLEIVQTERIDVYVPVCSPVASYYDSLVKPALSPYCEVIHCDAEITQMLDDKYAFAEKARSFGLSVPKSFQITDPEQVINFDFSQEKRQYILKSIPYDSVRRLNLTKLPCETPEATAAFVRSLPISPEKPWILQEFIPGKEFCTHSTVRNGELRLHCCCESSAFQVNYEHVEHPQILAWVQHFIQQLGITGQVSFDFIEGEDGIVYAIECNPRTHSAITMFYNHPGVADAYLGGSELREPLQPLSSSKPTYWLYHELWRLTEISSVSQLGNWLRNLRRGTDAIYQLNDPLPFLMVHHWQITLLLWQNLRRLRGWVRIDFNIGKLVELDGD is encoded by the coding sequence ATGGCACAATCTACCATCTTCCAGGCTCCGGCGTCAACTCAATCAGTTTCCCCTACAGTCAAGATATCTGCATTTTTTCAAAATGTGGGTACGCTGTTACTGCTGTTTTTAGCACTACCAATTAATGGGTTGGTGGTACTGCTATCTTTATTGTGGGGTGCGATTACCCAACCGTTTCAGCAAAAAGTTGTCACCGCACAACCTAAGAACATCTTAATCAGTGGCGGTAAAATGACAAAGGCCCTGCAACTAGCGCGGTCTTTCCATGCCGCCGGACACCGGGTAGTATTGTTAGAAAGCCACAAATATTGGTTAACTGGACATCAATTTTCTCGCGCTGTCAGCAGATTCTATACAGTACCAGCACCAGAAAAAGACCAAGAAGGTTACACCCAAGCGTTATTAGAGATTGTCCAAACAGAACGCATAGATGTTTATGTACCTGTGTGTAGTCCCGTCGCTAGTTATTATGACTCTTTAGTCAAACCTGCGCTTTCACCATATTGTGAAGTCATCCACTGTGACGCAGAGATTACACAAATGCTGGATGATAAATACGCTTTTGCAGAGAAAGCAAGGAGTTTTGGTTTATCTGTTCCCAAATCTTTCCAGATTACTGACCCAGAACAGGTGATAAACTTTGATTTTTCTCAAGAAAAGCGGCAATATATTCTTAAAAGTATTCCTTACGATTCTGTGCGGCGATTGAATTTAACTAAACTTCCTTGCGAAACACCAGAAGCAACAGCAGCTTTTGTCAGGAGTTTACCAATTAGTCCAGAAAAACCCTGGATTCTGCAAGAGTTTATCCCTGGTAAGGAGTTTTGTACTCATAGTACCGTGCGTAATGGCGAGTTAAGGCTGCATTGTTGTTGCGAGTCTTCAGCTTTTCAGGTGAATTATGAACATGTCGAGCACCCTCAAATTTTGGCATGGGTGCAGCATTTTATCCAGCAGTTGGGAATTACAGGACAGGTTTCCTTCGATTTTATTGAGGGGGAAGACGGGATAGTTTACGCTATTGAATGCAACCCGCGCACTCATTCAGCAATTACTATGTTTTACAATCACCCTGGTGTGGCTGATGCTTATTTGGGTGGTAGCGAGTTAAGGGAACCTCTACAACCATTATCTAGCAGCAAACCGACTTATTGGTTGTATCACGAACTGTGGCGATTGACAGAGATTAGTTCTGTGTCGCAGTTGGGAAATTGGTTGCGGAATTTGAGACGCGGTACCGATGCGATTTATCAGTTGAATGACCCTTTACCTTTTTTGATGGTGCATCATTGGCAGATTACTCTGTTATTGTGGCAAAATTTGCGGCGGTTACGGGGTTGGGTGCGGATTGATTTCAATATTGGTAAGTTGGTTGAGTTGGATGGAGATTAA
- a CDS encoding sedoheptulose 7-phosphate cyclase: MGTPHATFTATETAFHVTGYEKIDFSLVYVNGAFDLKNTEIADSYHQLGRCLAVIDANVYHLYGEKIKSYFQFYDIDLTVFPITITEPAKTISTFESIIDAFANFGLIRKEPVLVVGGGLVTDVAGYACASYRRSTNYIRVPTTLIGLIDAGIAIKVAVNHKKLKNRLGAYHAPQKVILDFSFLETLPVSQIRNGMAELVKIAVVANVEVFELLCEYGQQLLHTHFGYVNGSKELQEIAHRLNYAAIETMLELETPNLHELDLDRVIAYGHTWSPTLELAPQVPLYHGHAVNIDMALSATIAGRRGYISLQQRDRILDLMSRLGLTLDHPLLESDLVWHATESITQTRDGKLRAAVPKPIGQCFFVNDLTREELDASLTEHKQLCAEYPRNGDGIDAYIGTEETELIGV; the protein is encoded by the coding sequence ATGGGTACACCTCACGCGACTTTTACTGCGACAGAAACAGCATTTCATGTAACAGGATACGAGAAGATTGATTTTAGCTTGGTGTATGTCAACGGTGCATTTGATCTTAAAAACACCGAAATCGCTGACAGCTATCATCAATTGGGTCGTTGTTTAGCAGTAATTGATGCAAATGTCTACCATCTTTATGGAGAAAAAATTAAGTCATATTTTCAATTTTATGATATTGACTTGACAGTATTTCCCATCACTATTACAGAACCAGCCAAGACCATATCTACATTTGAGTCAATTATTGACGCCTTTGCAAACTTCGGCTTGATTCGCAAAGAACCCGTTTTAGTAGTTGGCGGTGGTTTAGTAACTGATGTTGCTGGTTATGCTTGTGCTTCTTATCGCCGCAGCACTAACTATATTCGCGTTCCGACAACATTAATTGGATTAATTGACGCGGGTATTGCGATTAAAGTAGCGGTCAATCATAAAAAGCTGAAAAACCGTTTGGGTGCTTACCACGCTCCCCAAAAAGTAATTCTAGATTTCTCCTTCTTAGAAACTTTACCAGTTTCGCAAATTCGCAACGGGATGGCGGAATTAGTGAAAATTGCCGTAGTAGCAAATGTAGAAGTTTTTGAGTTGTTGTGCGAGTATGGACAACAACTACTGCATACACATTTCGGCTATGTCAATGGTTCAAAAGAACTGCAAGAAATTGCTCATCGATTGAATTATGCAGCTATCGAAACCATGCTGGAATTAGAAACACCAAATCTGCATGAATTAGATTTAGATAGAGTCATCGCCTACGGTCACACCTGGAGTCCCACATTAGAACTCGCACCGCAGGTACCGTTATATCATGGTCATGCAGTCAATATTGATATGGCACTATCAGCGACGATCGCAGGTAGACGTGGTTATATTAGCTTACAACAGCGCGATCGCATTCTCGATTTAATGAGTCGCCTAGGTCTAACACTAGACCATCCCCTACTAGAGAGCGATTTAGTATGGCACGCCACCGAGTCTATCACTCAAACCAGAGATGGTAAACTACGCGCCGCAGTTCCTAAACCCATTGGTCAGTGCTTCTTCGTCAACGACTTAACTCGTGAAGAACTAGACGCATCCTTAACCGAACATAAACAACTGTGCGCTGAATATCCTCGTAATGGAGATGGTATCGACGCCTATATCGGTACCGAAGAAACAGAATTGATAGGAGTTTAA
- a CDS encoding O-methyltransferase has product MTSILQTNPARPVTPHGILVQQLEITLKMAENANIPADILTNLRQTYELAAGLDSYISTCSTPESTALSTLAQKTSAENWRQRFGDGETVRQLEQEMLSGHLEGQTLKMFVHLTKAKRVLEVGMFTGYSALAMAEALPIDGKLVACEVDAYVANFAQNCFQNSPHGDKISVEVASALETLDKLAAAGESFDLIFIDADKKEYIAYLQTILEHNLVTADGLICVDNTLLQGQPYLSPSQRTANGEAIAQFNFFVAQDSRVEQVLLPVRDGLTLIRRVH; this is encoded by the coding sequence ATGACCAGCATTCTCCAAACCAATCCCGCTAGACCAGTTACACCCCACGGTATCTTAGTACAGCAGTTAGAAATAACCTTAAAAATGGCAGAAAATGCCAACATCCCCGCAGATATCCTCACAAATCTGCGACAAACCTACGAATTAGCCGCTGGTTTAGACTCATACATCAGCACATGTAGCACCCCAGAGTCAACAGCATTGAGTACCTTAGCGCAAAAAACCAGCGCCGAAAATTGGCGTCAGCGCTTTGGTGACGGGGAAACAGTCCGTCAATTAGAACAAGAGATGCTTTCGGGACACCTGGAAGGACAGACATTAAAAATGTTTGTTCATCTCACCAAAGCTAAGCGAGTATTGGAAGTAGGAATGTTCACCGGTTATTCTGCTTTGGCGATGGCAGAGGCTCTACCCATTGATGGTAAATTAGTAGCGTGTGAAGTGGACGCCTATGTCGCCAACTTTGCTCAAAACTGTTTTCAAAATTCACCCCACGGCGATAAGATTAGTGTAGAAGTTGCATCGGCGCTAGAAACTTTAGACAAATTAGCAGCAGCGGGTGAGTCTTTTGACTTGATTTTTATTGATGCAGACAAGAAAGAGTATATCGCTTATTTGCAAACTATTTTGGAGCATAACTTAGTTACAGCCGATGGTTTAATCTGCGTCGATAACACCTTACTCCAAGGACAACCATACCTCTCTCCATCACAGCGTACCGCAAATGGTGAAGCGATCGCCCAATTTAACTTCTTCGTCGCTCAAGATTCCCGCGTGGAACAAGTTTTGTTACCTGTGCGAGATGGTCTGACTTTAATTAGAAGGGTGCATTAA
- a CDS encoding GDSL-type esterase/lipase family protein: MEFNHRPEIRICFVGDSFVNGTGDPECLGWTGRICANANKKGYDITYYNLGIRRNTSTDIANRWLQEVSLRLPQEYDGRVVFSFGLNDTTNENGQPRVELKKSVENTYNILSVAQQLYPVLLIGPAPYAEQEDPDIKQRIIDLSQQLALVCRELNIPYLDVFPLLEKSNIWIEETQANDGVHPQAGGYAEFAKIVENWNAWLNWFSR; the protein is encoded by the coding sequence ATGGAATTCAACCATCGACCAGAAATCAGAATTTGTTTTGTTGGTGACTCTTTTGTCAACGGAACAGGAGACCCGGAATGCTTGGGTTGGACAGGGAGAATCTGCGCTAATGCTAATAAAAAAGGTTATGACATTACTTACTATAATCTCGGCATTAGACGAAATACAAGTACAGATATAGCAAACCGTTGGTTACAGGAAGTATCGCTGCGCTTACCGCAAGAATATGACGGTAGAGTTGTCTTTTCTTTTGGATTAAACGACACCACAAACGAAAACGGTCAACCTCGTGTTGAACTGAAAAAATCAGTCGAAAATACCTACAATATTTTAAGTGTAGCTCAACAGCTATATCCTGTTTTACTAATTGGCCCAGCACCATACGCAGAACAAGAAGACCCTGATATAAAACAGAGAATTATTGATTTATCTCAACAGTTAGCTTTAGTTTGTAGAGAATTAAATATACCTTATTTAGACGTGTTTCCTCTACTAGAAAAATCAAATATATGGATAGAAGAAACTCAAGCCAATGACGGTGTACACCCGCAAGCCGGCGGTTATGCCGAGTTTGCCAAAATAGTAGAAAATTGGAATGCTTGGTTAAATTGGTTTTCTCGCTAA